One region of Halohasta litchfieldiae genomic DNA includes:
- a CDS encoding NADH-quinone oxidoreductase subunit D — translation MSSHAASQSVAESDVPAVLGPVVDRLQGREQHRNAPAGRVAPQDVPEVLSTLKTEAGLDHLACVTAQQYPDRYETIYHLRDYDDPTQEASIVVPTPSGEPRSTSAAEVFETAAWHEREAYDLVGIEYDDHPDLRRILLPETWQGHPLSLDYNDDQSQIVPLREQDGSLHDRVAQAGEGTMFLNIGPHHPATHGVMHLKLSLDGEQVAAVDPDIGYIHRCEEQMCQQGTYRYQIMPYPDRWDWGGGGLLNEWAYARAAEDLADIGVPEYAQVIRTMAAEFSRILSHMLAIGAYALDVCGDFTATFMYAIQERERVQNILEDLTGQRLMFNYFRLGGVVWDLPEPREDFFEDVREFVDGLPERLTDFHNLLTGNEIIQTRTVGTGVIDAETAKDYGCTGPVARGSGVDYDLRRDDPYGYYEHLDWDVITEPDGDNYARLLVRLREVEESAKIIGQCVDLLDDWPDDERTIQSNVPRTIKPDADSEIYRAVEAAKGELGIYIRSDGTETPARFKIRGPSFSNLQALPEMAEGEYVPDLIATLGSLDTIMGEVDR, via the coding sequence ATGTCGAGCCATGCCGCGAGCCAGTCTGTGGCGGAGTCGGATGTTCCAGCCGTTCTCGGGCCAGTTGTCGACCGGCTACAGGGTCGGGAGCAGCACCGAAACGCCCCCGCCGGGCGGGTCGCTCCGCAGGACGTGCCGGAGGTACTCAGCACGCTGAAAACCGAGGCCGGGTTGGACCATCTGGCCTGTGTTACCGCCCAGCAGTACCCCGACCGCTACGAGACGATCTACCACCTGCGGGACTACGACGACCCCACGCAGGAGGCCAGCATCGTCGTTCCGACCCCTAGCGGGGAGCCGCGGTCGACCTCCGCCGCAGAGGTATTCGAGACCGCCGCGTGGCACGAACGCGAGGCCTACGACCTCGTTGGAATCGAGTACGACGACCACCCCGACCTGCGGCGGATTCTCCTGCCCGAGACGTGGCAGGGTCACCCGCTGTCGCTGGACTACAACGACGACCAGTCCCAGATCGTCCCGCTCCGCGAGCAAGACGGGAGTCTCCACGACCGTGTTGCCCAAGCCGGCGAGGGCACGATGTTCCTCAACATCGGCCCCCACCATCCCGCTACCCACGGGGTAATGCACCTCAAACTCAGCCTCGACGGAGAGCAGGTCGCGGCCGTCGACCCCGACATCGGCTACATCCACCGCTGTGAGGAACAGATGTGCCAACAGGGGACGTATCGCTACCAGATCATGCCCTACCCCGACCGCTGGGACTGGGGCGGTGGCGGCCTGCTCAACGAGTGGGCCTACGCGCGGGCCGCCGAGGATCTGGCCGACATCGGGGTGCCGGAGTACGCCCAAGTGATCCGGACGATGGCCGCCGAGTTCAGCCGGATCCTCTCGCATATGCTCGCCATCGGGGCCTACGCGCTCGACGTCTGTGGGGATTTCACGGCGACGTTCATGTACGCGATCCAAGAACGGGAACGCGTTCAGAACATTCTCGAAGACCTGACCGGCCAGCGACTCATGTTCAACTACTTCCGGCTCGGCGGGGTCGTCTGGGACCTCCCCGAGCCGCGCGAGGACTTTTTTGAGGACGTTCGGGAGTTCGTCGACGGCCTCCCCGAACGACTCACCGACTTCCATAACCTCTTGACCGGCAACGAGATCATCCAGACGCGAACGGTCGGCACGGGTGTGATCGACGCCGAAACGGCCAAGGACTACGGCTGTACCGGCCCCGTGGCTCGCGGGTCGGGCGTCGACTACGACCTCCGGCGAGACGACCCCTATGGCTACTACGAGCATCTCGACTGGGACGTGATCACCGAACCCGACGGCGACAACTACGCCCGGCTACTGGTTCGCCTGCGGGAAGTCGAGGAGTCCGCGAAGATCATCGGCCAGTGTGTCGACCTGCTGGATGACTGGCCCGACGACGAGCGGACGATCCAGTCGAACGTCCCGCGGACGATCAAACCCGACGCCGACAGCGAGATCTATCGCGCCGTCGAAGCGGCCAAGGGCGAGTTGGGTATCTACATTCGGTCCGACGGCACCGAGACGCCGGCGCGGTTCAAGATCCGCGGGCCGTCGTTTTCCAACCTACAGGCGCTACCGGAGATGGCCGAAGGCGAGTACGTGCCCGATCTAATCGCCACCCTCGGGAGTCTGGATACGATTATGGGTGAGGTCGACCGCTAA